From the genome of Coleofasciculus chthonoplastes PCC 7420:
GCTGGAGTTAGCGATCGCACCAAGTTAAATTCCGTGAGTCCTCGCGACATGGTGCGGATTGGCTCGTCCTTTATGGTCGAATATATCCGCAACACTCACTCTATTGCCGATAGTTTTACCGTCGCGATTCACACACCCATTGGCGTCGTTGTCCACACCGGAGACTTCAAAGTCGATCATACCCCGGTCGATGGTGAATACTTTGATTTTCAACGATTAGCCGAACACGGGGAAAAAGGTGTCCTTTGTCTCCTCAGCGATTCCACCAACGCCGAAGTACCCGGACACACCCCATCTGAAGCGTCTGTTTATCCCAATCTGGATCGTATTTTCTCCCAAGCACCGGGACGAATACTGGTCACCACATTCGCCTCATCAGTTCATCGAGTGCAACTCATCTTAGATCTGGCACAAAAACAAAACCGTGTAGTGTCTGTTGTCGGGCGCTCCATGCTCAATGTTATTGCCCAAGCTCGTAATCTGGGGTATATAAAATGTCCCGATAGCTTATTTGAGCCACTCCACGCCGCGAATAGTTTACCCCCAGAAAAAGTATTAATTTTAACCACTGGGTCTCAAGGTGAACCTTTAGCTGCTCTTACCCGTATTTCCAAAGGGGAACACCGGAAACTGAAAATTCAAGAGGGTGACACGGTAGTCTTTTCCGCGAACCCCATTCCCGGAAATACGATCGCGGTTGTCAATACCATTGATCGCCTAATGATGCAAGGGGCAAACGTGATCTATGGACGCCATCAAGGGATTCACGTTTCCGGTCATGGCGCTCAAGAAGATCATAAACTAATGCTCGCCTTAACCCGACCCAAGTTTTTCATGCCTGTTCACGGGGAACATCGGATGCTGATCCAACATGGCAAAATGGCGCAAAAGATGGGTATCCCGGCGGAAAATATCGTGATTACCAATAACGGCGATATGGTGGAATTAACTGAAGATAGCATTAGTGTTGTTGGTCAAGTTCCCTCCGGTATTGAGTTAGTCGATCGCTCTGGTATTGTCCATCATGAAGTCCTCAAAGAACGTCAGCAGTTAGCGGGAGACGGTGTAGTAACTGTCGCCGCCGCCGTAAGTTGGGAGGGTAAACTCCTCGCCCAACCCGAAATTCACCTGCGGGGTGTCGTGGCTAGTGTGGAGAAATCCCTACTCCAGCAGTTAGTGATTAAGCGGATTGAACGCACATTGAGTGAGCAGTGGACAGACTTTGCCAAGTCATTGGATGGCAAAAAACAACCAGAAGTTGACTGGACAGGATTGCAACAGAAAATTGAGGGAGATTTAGAACGGTTAACTCGCCGCGAACTGCAAAGTCGTCCTCTAGTAGTATTCTTACTACAAAATCCTGAGGAACCCCAAGTGAAACGGGTAGGGCGTCGTCGCCAGCGCACAGCAGCTCAGGCGGCTTCTTAGGATCAATGGTACTGACTGGTATGCTGGTGGGTTGAGCGAAGTCGAAACCCACCCTACGGTATATCAAGGGTTTGAGCGAATCACTGTAGAGACGTACCATGGTACGTCTCTACAATGTTGATAGGATGCTTCCTCAAAGCATTGAAATCTAAGGGTTTCCGACGTTTGCAGCAAGCCCTATATAGGTCTATACAGCGCTTTGCGCTGTAATAGGACTTACGCAAAGGGTCTATATGTAGGGTGTGTTAGCGAAGCGTAACGCACCTTAATCAGTATATCTGGTGTGACTGCGTAAGTCCTATGTAATAAAGTACAGTAGATCAAAGTCCCTCTTTTTAAGGGGGATTTAGGGGGATCGACAATGTACCGCATAGCAGAGCAAACTGCTATATTTGTCCAAAGTCCAATGTATAAAGATTTATTAAGAATTAGGTATAGCTACTTTTCATTATACTCGGCTCAGAGCTAGTCTGATGAAGCAGGATTAACAGTAACGAGAAAAAGTAATGGATTACTTTTTCTAAACTTAGTCAATTCAGAGATTTGCCAATACGTGATAAATTCTACATCTCAAGATATGGTTATCTTTGTGTTTTTTTGTACCGATGTACTCCTAAATTCGCTTTGAGAATTCCCTTTATAGCTTGGGGTCTTTTTTCTTGGAGCCTTCTGCAATGATTAAAGTTGAAAAAAAATGAGTCCTTTTGACCAACATATCTCAGAGCTTTCAGCTAATCCGTGTATTCCCAGTTTATTCAACAATCAAGCCCAGAAAAATCCTGATGCGATCGCGATAACTGCACCTGGGCGTATCCCCCTTACCTATCAGGGGGTTTGGCATCATCTGCAGCAAGTTGTCACCACCTTAAACGCCATGGGTATAAGTCGTAATGACCGAGTGGCGATCGCTCTTGCCAATGGTCCGGAAATGGCGATGGCGTTTTTAGGGGTAGCCTCGGGTGCAACGTGTGCCCCCCTGAATCCAACCTATCGCGCCCAGGAATTTGACTTTTATCTGTCGGATCTCAATGCCAAAGTCCTGATTACCCAGTCAGGAGTCGCTGAACCCGCCAAAGAGGTTGCCCAAGCACGCGGAATTCCCATTCTAGAACTGTCTCCCCAACTCGACGCCGCCGCCGGACTGTTTAGCCTAACAGGGGGTCAACCGGGTAATCTGAATCCGGGGGGATTTGCCCAACCCGATGATGTGGCTTTAGTCCTCCATACCTCCGGTACAACATCCCGTCCCAAAATGGTGCCATTGACTCACCGTAACCTCTGCACCTCTGCACAGAACATTCGTGTCGCCCTAAATCTCGAACCCGGCGATCGCTGTTTGAATGTTATGCCCCTGTTTCATATTCATGGCTTAATTGGAGCTTTGTTGTCATCCCTGAGTGCGGGGGCGAGTGTGGTTTGTAGCCCTGGGTTTTATGCGCCTCAATTTTTTGCCTGGGTGGATGAATTTAAACCCACCTGGTATTCAGCAGTTCCCACCATGCACCAAGGGATATTGGCACGGGTTGAAGCGAATCGTGAAATCATCGCACGTTGTCCCATCCGGTTGATTCGTTCCTCTTCGGCTCCCTTACCCCCTCAAATTATGGCAGCGTTAGAGGAGGCATTCAAGGCTCCGGTGATAGAATCTTATGGGATGACGGAAGCCTCTCATCAAATGGCAAGTAATCCCTTACCCCCCCACGTCCGAAAACCAGGTTCTGTTGGTATTGCAGCCGGTCCAGAATTAGGGATTATGGATGAAACGGGTAACTTGCTCCCGTTAGAAACCGTTGGAGAAGTGGTGATTCGTGGCGCTAATGTAACGCAAGGCTATGAAAATAATCCCGATGCCAATGAAAAAGCCTTTACCCATGGTTGGTTTCGCACCGGGGATTTGGGTTATTTAGATGCAGATCAGTATTTATTTCTCAAGGGACGAATTAAGGAAATTATTAATCGAGGCGGCGAAAAAATTTCCCCCCGCGAAGTGGATGAAGTGTTACTAGATCATCCAGCTATTGATCAGGTGGTGACATTTGCCGCTCCCCATACCTTGTTAGGTGAAGATGTGGCAGCGGCAGTCGTTTTGCGTGAAAAGGCATCGGTAACTGAGCAAGACATTAAAGAGTTTGCTGCCGAGCGATTGGCGGAGTTTAAAGTTCCCCGTGTGGTGCTATTTGTTGATGAAATTCCCAAAGGACCGACGGGTAAGCGGCAACGAATTGGTTTGGCAGAAAAACTGGGACTTACTGCTTCTGATCCAATTGCACCCCGCCCCGACTATACTCCCCCGTGCACGGGAATTGAAGCGGAGTTAGTGCAAATTTGGTCTCAGGTGTTGGGAGTGGAATCCGTGGGAATTCATGACAACTTTTTCCAGTTGGGTGGCGATTCGATTCTCGCTGCTCAAATTACCAATCGGGTACGACAAGCTTTTCAGGTTGAGTTATCGTTCTTGGTGTTTTTTCAACAACCTACGGTTGCTCGCATGGCGGTGAAAATTGCCCAATGTCAAGCAGAAGCCATGAAGTCTGAGGAGTTAGCGGAGATGTTAGCGGATATTGACGCCCTCTCTGATGAAGACGCCCAACGATTGCTGGATCAGATGCAGTAAATCCTGTTTAGAGTTGCGCTTGGGCGCTAAAAATCTTAGGAGCGCCTAATACAAACCCTTACCTCAACTAAGTCATTATCAGTACGAGTAAATGAGTCAGAATATGAATAACCATTTAGGCTATCAATTACGCCAAGACATGAAAACCAGAGACATTATTCCGTTTATGGGAGTTTATGATGTCTTTTCGGCATCAATTGCGGGGAAGTATTATGACAGTATTTTTATTAGTGGGTTTAGTTTTGCTGCCAGTTATTACGGTTTGCCCGATATAGGGTTTATTGCCTGGTCGGATATTGTTGCCTTTGTCCAACGGGTAAAAACAGTGCTACCACAGCATTACCTTCTTGTGGACATTGATGACGGCTATGTGGATACTGAAGTCGCTTGTCATGTTGTGTCTCTGTTGGAATCGATTGGTGCTTCCGGTGTAATTATTGAAGACCAAAAACGACCGAGACGGTGTGGTCACTTTGAGGGGAAACTGTTAATGGAGTTGCCGGATTTTTTGCAGAAGTTGAAACGAGTTCTGGTAACCCGAAAAGATTTAGTGGTGGTGGCGCGAACAGATGCTACAGATATGGATGACATTCTTAGAAGGACTACAGCCTACGCCGAGGCGGGAGCTGATGCGATATTGGCAGATGGGATTACCAGTTTAGAGGTGATTAAAACCCTTAAATGTCATTTGGATAAGCCGATTGTATTTAACCAAATTGCTGGGGGTAAATCACCCATCTGTAGCTTGACTGAACTTAAGGAAGCGGGGGTGTCTCTGGTTAATTATAGTACCCCTTGTTTATTTGCCGCTCAGACTGCCCTAGAAGAGACAATGAAACGGCTGAGAGAACAAGATGGGTTTTTGCTAAAAAACAAAATAGGGGTAGGGGAATGTACGGCGCTGTTGAATCAAAATTTGGTGAGCAATGACAAATGACAAATAACAGTATTAACAACTATATTACTCAACTCTCATCAGCGAAACGGGCATTATTAGAGCAGAGGCTGAAACAAAAAGCAGTCCAGGCGGCTTTTGCACAGTCTATCCCCCAACTCCGCGATCGCGACTCAGCACCCCTGTCTTTTTCTCAAGCAAGAATGTGGTTTCTTGACCAGTTGGAACCGAGAAATGCTGCCTACAATCGCCCTTCTAATATTCACCTAACGGGTCAATTGAATGTCTCTGATTTGGAACAAAGTCTCAACGAAATTGTACGTCGCCACGACATATTACGGACTAGGTTTCCGGCAGTCAATGGGCAACCGACTCAGGTAATTATGCCTACATTGACCTTAACATTGCCTATTATAGACTTAAGCAATTTACCCCAAAACCAGCGAGACGCTGAAGTTCAACGTCTGGCAATTCAAGAGGCACAGCAGCACTTTAATTTATCTCAATTACCCTTAATCAACGCCATTTTATTGCGACTCAGCCAGGAAGAACATATCTTACTAATTACCCTCCATCATATTATTTTTGATGCTTGGTCAATGGGGGTTTTGATTCAGGAACTTGTCGCACTTTATGAAGCGTTTTCTACAGGTCAATCCAATCCTTTACCAGAGTTGCCCATTCAATATGCTGATTTTGCTCAATGGCAACGACAACGGTGGCAGGGAGAAGGGTTACAGTCTCAGCTAGCTTACTGGAAACAGCAGCTAGGGGGTGAATTACCTGTTCTAGAATTACCCACGGATCGACCCCGTGGAGCCATTCAAACCTTTCAGGGGGCGAGGCATTCTCTACTGTTACCGAAGCAACTAAGTGATGCACTTAAGGCATTGAGTCAACGGGAAGGGGTAACATTATTTATGACCTTGTTAGCAGCCTTCCAAACATTACTCTATCGCTACACGGGTCAAAAAGACGTTATTGTCGGGACTCCAATTGCTGGACGCGATCGCACGGAAACAGAACCACTGATTGGTGTGTTTATCAATACCTTAGTCTTGCGGACGCAAATACAGGGAACTATTACGTTTCGAGAACTGTTGAGTCGGGTACGTGAGATGGCTTTAGCCGCCTATAAAAATCAAGATGTACCCTTTGAGAAATTAGTAGAGGAACTGCAACCTGAACGAGATTTAAGCCATACTCCTTTGTTTCAGGTGTTGTTTCAGTTAAGGAATGTTCCGAATAAAATTGTCAAACTACAGGATTTAAGATTTATTGATTGCCAGTTTGATCGCGGCATTGCCGCTTTTGATTTGACCTTAGACATTATCGATAAAACTGAGGGACTGTTTTGTCAGTTTGAATACAACACAAACTTATTCAATAAAACAACGATCCAACGCATCGCCAATCATTTTCAAGTCTTGTTAGAGGGAATCATTACTCAGCCAGTACAGGTAATCAGTCGATTACCCATTTTAAAGGAATCCCAACGGCATCAGTTATTAGTGGAGTGGAATAACACTCAAACCGATTATCCCAAAGATAAATGTATTCATCAGTTATTTGAAGAGCAAGTCGAGAAAACACCGGATGCTGTAGCCCTAGTATTTAATCAACAACAACTGACTTACCGAGAATTAAATAATCGGGCTAATCAATTGGCACACTATCTGCAAACATTAGGTGTAAAACCCGAAGACTTAGTCGGGATTTGTGTTGAGCGTTCCCTAGACCTGATTGTCGGACTATTAGCTATTCTCAAATCCGGTGGTGCTTATGTCCCCTTTGACCCAACTGATCCGGCTGAACGTATCGCTTATATGCTCGAAGATGCTCAAGTAGGAATGCTGTTGACTCAAGACAGTTTAGTCAAAGAACTTCCCGTTGGTAATCCTCAACTCATTCCTTTAGATTCACAGTGGCAGATAATCTCTCAACAAAGCTCAGAAAATCCTCTGACTGTTGTCACTGCTGATAACTTAGCTTACATTAACTATACCTCCGGCTCAACAGGCAAACCCAAAGGCGTAAAAGTTCTGCACCGAGGGGTGATTCGTCTACTGTTTGGCATCGATTATGTCCACCTAGATGCCCAACAACGATTGTTACAAATGGCACCCATTTCTTTTGATGCGGCTACCTTTGAGATTTGGGGAGCGTTGTTACATGGTGCCAGGTGCATCCTATTTCCCGAAACTGTGCCAACGGCTCAGACATTGAAAGAGGTCATTCACACCCATAACATCACCACCTTATGGCTAACATCGGCATTATTTAATGGGATTGTGGCTGAAGATGCCGAGGCGTTATCGGGAGTCCCACAATTACTCACGGGCGGAGAAGCCCTTTCAGTTAAACCAGTTAAAAAAGCACTGGCGGCTTTGCCATCAACTCAGATTATTAATGGATATGGTCCGACGGAAAACACGACATTTACTTGTTGCTATTCTTTGCCCAAACAGCTTCCAGGAACTGAATTATCAATCTCCATCGGTCGTCCGATAAGTAATACCCAAGTTTATCTGCTTGATGCTTATTTTCAACCGGTGCCCATTGGTGTAACCGGGGAACTCTATATCGGCGGTGATGGACTAGCTAGGGGTTATCTGAATCGCCCCGAATTAACAGGGGAGAAATTTATTCCTAATCCTTTTAGTTATCAAACTAATGCCCGTTTGTACAAAACCGGAGATTTAGCGCGGTATCGAGCGGATGGTAATATTGAATTTATGGGTCGGATTGATAATCAAATTAAACTGCGGGGTTTCCGGATTGAGCTGGGAGAAATTGAAGCGGTTTTAACCCAACACATTTCAGTGCAATACGCCGTTGTCATTGTCAGAAAAGACCAACTCGGTCATAAACGTTTGGTTGCTTATTTCACCTCTAACTCAGAACAATCGATTACCGATGAATTACGCTCGTTCCTCAAATCTAAGCTACCGGATTATATGATTCCATCAGCTTTTGTTAAATTGGAGGCGTTACCCCTAACGTCCAATGGCAAAGTTGACCGTCGCGCTTTACCTAAATCTGAGATAGAAGATACACTATCCAATAAGTTTATCCCACCCCGTAACTCGACAGAGGCGCAATTAGCGGCTATCTGGTCATCGGTTCTAGGAATTGATAACGTGGGAATTAATCACAACTTTTTTGAGTTGGGAGGACATTCTTTATTAGCCACTCAGGTGATTTCCCGTATCCGCCAAGCTTTCAATGTAGAGTTACCGTTGCGTGCTTTGTTTGAAGCGCCGACAGTAGCTGAATTAGCCGAACGCATTGAAACAATTCGTTGGGTCATACAACCCTTTGCATCTAAGGATCAGAACGCCATCAGCGATGACGAACAAGGAGAACTATGACATAGTACTAATGTTCGCTATTACCCCACAACTGAATCCCTGATCCCTGTAACTGTGTGAGTCAGTCATATCTCTCCCTCCTCGTAATCCTCTTTAACCCCATAGGATTTCTCAATTTCCTGACTCAATCCGGCTACCGTAGGCGTAGCGAAAAAACTTAGAAACGAGAGTTCTATGCCAAAGGCTTGACGTAGGCGTGAAATCACCTGAGTGGCTAAGAGTGAATGTCCGCCTAAGGCAAAAAAATTATCATCCAATCCGATAGTCTCTATCCCCAAGACTTCTGAGCAAATTTGGGCAATTTTCACTTCTGTCTCAGTGCGTGGCGTCGCATAAATCGGAGTCAGTTTATCAGAAAAGTAAGCAGCTAATTCTTGCCGTATAATTTTGCCTGTCGTTCCTCTGGGGATTGATTCGACGATGAGGATCTGACTAGGAATTTTGTAAGGTGCTAAATGGTCAAAAAGATAATCGCGCAGGTGCTGAAGTGATACGTCATTCTCTTTCAAAACAACCGCCGCCGCAATATCTTCTCCCAAGGAGGGGTGAGAAATACCAAAAGTTGCCACTTCAAGCACTTGTGGATGTTTCAATAAAACAGCATCAACCTCTTGGGGAGAAATCTTCTCTCCACCTCGGTTAATCATTTCCTTTGAGCGTCCCACTAAAAATAGATCCCCTTCCGCGTCTAAATATCCGATATCTCCTGTACGAAACCAACCGTTGATAAAAGCGGTTGGATTGGCTTCGAGATTATCAAGATAGCCTGGGGTGACATGGTTTCCCCGTACAGCAATTTCACCGACTTGTTGGGGCGGTAAAGGTTCACCCGATTCGTTAATAATGGCAACGTTTCCATTCACCACTTTTCCCACAGAGCCAGGTTTATCAACCGAGGGAGGAAGGGGTGTATTGGTAATGGTTAAAGCTTCGCTCATGCCATAGGCTTCTAAAAAAGGCACATTCAAGAGTTCTGTTAACTCTTTTTTGACGTGAGGAGATAAGGCGGCGGAACCGGAGCGAATGAACTGCAAAGGGAGTTTTGGGGTAATTTTGGGGGCGGCTTGTAAAATGGCTTGATGGATGGTGGGTGGGACAGAAAACCAAGTTGCTTGTGATTGGTTTAGCCACTGCCAAAACACACTCGCTTCAAAGTTTCCATAAAGGCAAATCAGGTTACCTGCGATGAGGGGGACAACCCCATTGGTGACTAATCCATGAACATGGAACAACGGCAAAACGTTGAGGCAAATATCATCTGTCCCCAATTGAAGACAATCTTTAACGTTAGAGCTAGAGTAGCAGAGTCCTTTGTGAGTCACTGGCACGAACTTTGGTTGTGCTGTTGAGCCAGAGGTTTGAAACACAAAGGCAATATCCTCTGGAGAGGGAGGAGACAATACAGACTGAGTTTTAATTTCTGTTGTTTCTTGAAGCTGAAACCAGCCAGTGCGGTTGGGGAGAGGAGTTGCCAGGATAATGGGTAGATCGAGTTGTACGGCGGCTTTAGCGGCGGCGTCAGCACAGTTAGAAACAATGACAAGGGCTTGGGGGTGTAGTTGCTGGAGATAGGTCAGAAATTCGGATTGGGTGAAGTTGGGGTTGAGGGGGATACAAATGGCACTCGACGCAATGGCGAAACTCAGGCTGAGAGTAACCGCACTATTGGCAGGTGCAACCATTACCACGCGCTGTTCTCGGCAGATCCCCCATTGCCTCAATTGGCGTTGTGTTTGATCAACTAATTCCCAAAGATGCTGATAGGTTAAAGGAGGTGATGCTAAAGAACTCAGTGCCAGGTGTTCGGGGTAAATTGCGGCTTGCGCTTTCAGAATTTGCCAAAGTGTCGTCGGTTGATCATTCATCGCTAATGCTTTTCTAGTGATAGGTTCTGGTTTAGGGATAGAGGGGTTGAATAATCGGGGTAATCGCTTCAATGACAAAGGGCTGACGACGGGATAGGGCTTGCTCAATCGCTAACTTCAAAGCTGGCAAGGTAGAAACTTTTGTTCCTGCTACTCCTAGAGACTGAGCCAACTGAACCCAGTTGATTGGAGGAAGTTTGGTGTGTTGACTAGCGGCAGATTGCGGAGCATAACGGGCATAAACACTACCGTAAGCCTGATTATTGCAAACCACATAGATAATGGGTAATTGATAGCGGGCAGCGGTGGCAATTTCAAATCCGTGCATTCGCATTGAACCGTCTCCGGTGACAACTAATACTGTTTTTTCCGGATGGGCAAGTTGCACCCCCACTCCCGCCGCGATCGCCCAGCCCATTGGTGCGGTACTATGGGCTGAAAAAAAGGAAAAGGGTATCTTACATCGCCACGCATACCCTGCCACTCTTCTAGCTACACCAGCATCAACACAGAGCAGGGTATCATCAGGGAGTTGCTGATTTAACGTGTTTAACAACGGCTCAAGGGGAATCGCCAAGTCAAACCCTTCGCTACCTAGATTCGGGTTCCACGCTACCGCTTGTAATGACTGAAGCCATTGTTGACGTAATGGTTTTGAGTGCCACAATCCGGCTAACTGCTGATGATCTAATTCAAAAAAGTTTTGTAAGAATGCACTGTAATTGGAAATCAGTAATTGGCGTTCACAGCTTAGGGTAAATCGTTGGAGAGGGTTTTGGTTAATTAAAAATAAACGCTCTTCTAAATAGTTTTGAGGAGTCCAGCCCAGACAATCTGGCTCGCTCAGATTTACACCAATTAGCACAATAGCATCAATATCATCACGAGCTAAAGCGTGAGTTGCCCGTTGATTGCCACTGAAACCAAACGTTCCTAAGCAAAGCGGGTGGTGTTCTGGCATAATGCCTTTAGCCGAAGCAACAATTGCTACGGGTAAGCAGAATTTTTCGGCTAAGGCAAGCAGCCATTGCGCTTCTTGAGTAGAGGCAAGTTGACCCACGAGCAAGAGAATGTTCTGATTGTGATTTAAAAATTGGCAAAGGTTAGTCCAATTGATGTCTGACGGCTTTGGCAGTATCGGGAGCGCCGGATTCGACTCAGCCATCGGTTTTTTTGGGGAATAAACGGCTTGCTGAACATCAAGGGGGATAGAAAGAAAAGCTGGGCAACGTAACTCAAAAGCCGTAGCGGTTAGGGCTTGTTTTAAATACTCATCGAATCGTTCAGGTTGAGTCACTTTCGCCGCATAGTCCACGGCGCGTTGAAAAAGCTCATAATCTCTGGTTCCTTGCATCCCTCCATCTTGAAATGCCCCGAAACCCTCTTGTGCAACTGAAATACTACCAACAATGAACAATACTGAACTGCGATCAAGACGAGCCGTAATCGCCGCCGTGAGTAAATTGCTAGCACCAGGCGCACCGATACATAGGCAAACTCCCCGGTTTTGAGCAGCACGCGCATAGCCATCTGCCATAAAGCCTGCACCCAATTCATGATTGGCGATAATGGGCTGAATTTGGGATGAATTAACGACGCTCTCAAACAACGGATCAATCAATTTTCCAGGGATTGTAAAAACGAATTGAGTTTGATTTTGAGTAAGCTGATCAACAAGGTAGTCGCTATTGGTATAAATCATGACATAAAGCATCCTCCATTCACATCAATCACGGCACCCGTAATATAAGAGGCTTCGTCTGAGGCGAGAAACGCGATCGCGGGCGCAATGTCTTCGGGTTTACCCAGTCGCCCGAGAGGAATAGTATCGATGATTTTCTGTTGCGCTTCAGGGGATAAGGTTGACCACCTCTGAGCAATGCGTTCAGTTAATGTTGCACCTGGGGCAACTGTATTTACCGTGATATTATCCGACGCCAGAAGTGCGGCTAAATGCCGAGTCATCCCAATCAAACCGGCTTTACTTGCTGAATAATCTACTCCTGCCAACAGAGATTTATCTCGCCCAGCCAAGGAAGATACATTTACAATCCGCCCATATTGCTGTTGTTTAAACACGGTAGCTACTTTCTGACAGCAACGGAACACTGAACTTAGATTGCGGTTTAATATCTCATTCCATTCTGTCATCGTAATCTGCTCCAGGGGTTTCGCTGGTGCCCCCCCTCCTGCATTATTAATCCAAATATCAATGCGTCCAAACTGTTCTAGAGGCTTTTGCACCAACCGATCCAGGGTTAGAGCCTCACAAATATCTCCCCGAATTACCAAAGGCGATGTATAGTTCCGAGCAATTTCCGCTGCAACGGCTTCTAGCTGTTCTTCTTTTCGGGCATTCAAAACTACGGTTGATCCCTCTTTTGCTAGCAACGTTGCTGTCGCTTTGCCAATCCCTGAAGACGCTCCCGTAATCACC
Proteins encoded in this window:
- a CDS encoding non-ribosomal peptide synthetase, translated to MNDQPTTLWQILKAQAAIYPEHLALSSLASPPLTYQHLWELVDQTQRQLRQWGICREQRVVMVAPANSAVTLSLSFAIASSAICIPLNPNFTQSEFLTYLQQLHPQALVIVSNCADAAAKAAVQLDLPIILATPLPNRTGWFQLQETTEIKTQSVLSPPSPEDIAFVFQTSGSTAQPKFVPVTHKGLCYSSSNVKDCLQLGTDDICLNVLPLFHVHGLVTNGVVPLIAGNLICLYGNFEASVFWQWLNQSQATWFSVPPTIHQAILQAAPKITPKLPLQFIRSGSAALSPHVKKELTELLNVPFLEAYGMSEALTITNTPLPPSVDKPGSVGKVVNGNVAIINESGEPLPPQQVGEIAVRGNHVTPGYLDNLEANPTAFINGWFRTGDIGYLDAEGDLFLVGRSKEMINRGGEKISPQEVDAVLLKHPQVLEVATFGISHPSLGEDIAAAVVLKENDVSLQHLRDYLFDHLAPYKIPSQILIVESIPRGTTGKIIRQELAAYFSDKLTPIYATPRTETEVKIAQICSEVLGIETIGLDDNFFALGGHSLLATQVISRLRQAFGIELSFLSFFATPTVAGLSQEIEKSYGVKEDYEEGEI
- a CDS encoding thiamine pyrophosphate-binding protein, which codes for MIYTNSDYLVDQLTQNQTQFVFTIPGKLIDPLFESVVNSSQIQPIIANHELGAGFMADGYARAAQNRGVCLCIGAPGASNLLTAAITARLDRSSVLFIVGSISVAQEGFGAFQDGGMQGTRDYELFQRAVDYAAKVTQPERFDEYLKQALTATAFELRCPAFLSIPLDVQQAVYSPKKPMAESNPALPILPKPSDINWTNLCQFLNHNQNILLLVGQLASTQEAQWLLALAEKFCLPVAIVASAKGIMPEHHPLCLGTFGFSGNQRATHALARDDIDAIVLIGVNLSEPDCLGWTPQNYLEERLFLINQNPLQRFTLSCERQLLISNYSAFLQNFFELDHQQLAGLWHSKPLRQQWLQSLQAVAWNPNLGSEGFDLAIPLEPLLNTLNQQLPDDTLLCVDAGVARRVAGYAWRCKIPFSFFSAHSTAPMGWAIAAGVGVQLAHPEKTVLVVTGDGSMRMHGFEIATAARYQLPIIYVVCNNQAYGSVYARYAPQSAASQHTKLPPINWVQLAQSLGVAGTKVSTLPALKLAIEQALSRRQPFVIEAITPIIQPLYP
- a CDS encoding SDR family NAD(P)-dependent oxidoreductase, with the protein product MRFKNKIAVITGASSGIGKATATLLAKEGSTVVLNARKEEQLEAVAAEIARNYTSPLVIRGDICEALTLDRLVQKPLEQFGRIDIWINNAGGGAPAKPLEQITMTEWNEILNRNLSSVFRCCQKVATVFKQQQYGRIVNVSSLAGRDKSLLAGVDYSASKAGLIGMTRHLAALLASDNITVNTVAPGATLTERIAQRWSTLSPEAQQKIIDTIPLGRLGKPEDIAPAIAFLASDEASYITGAVIDVNGGCFMS